From Acidobacteriota bacterium:
ATCGAGCATTTTTTCCGCCACTTCGAAATCGGCGATGACCCCGTCCCGCATCGGACGAATGGCGATGACGGAGGCGGGCGTCTTTCCCAGCATCTCCTTGGCTTTGATCCCGACGGCCTCGACTTTTCCGTTGGCCTTGTTGATCACGACTATGGAAGGTTCCTGGACGATGATGCCCTTTCCTTTGAGAAAGACGAGGGTGTTGGCGGTGCCCAGATCGATGGCCAGATCGCAAAACAGCCTTTCCTTGATCCAACTGATAACGCTCATGTTCGACTCTCGCTCGCGCACTTCACGGATATGCTTGTGTGTACCATATTTCGCCGGAGTAATCAACGGCACGGGCGGACTTTTATGCTAAAATGGCCGCATGACATCCCGAAAAACAACACGCGCTCTGTTCCTGGCGGCTGTCTTATGCGCCGCAGGCCCGATGAGAGGGGATCCGGCCCCCGAGCTCCGAAACCTCGTTTTATCCGGCGGCCCGGCCGGACGGGAAACGGCGATCACGGGATTGGTTTTTGACAATGGAACAACCCTTCGCCTCGAAAAGGCTTTCCCCCTGTTCACTCTTCTCCTCGACGACAAACCGTCCTCGTCCGACGGACTTCCCCTCGGCATTTCGCTCGAAATCGAACGCGATGAAGTCTTCCGTCCCGGATTCCGGCTGTCCGTCGTCTTTCGGAACACCTCCGAAAACACCATCAAGATCGAAAACCTCGTGCCGCTCGGCGAAGGCGGCGACCGCGCCTTCATAACGGCCGGTCTGCCCTACGTGCGGCCCCATTACTTAAGCCGGACCCTTCTTTATCGGCCGGGGTTGAATCCGCTCGGCGTCGTTCTTCCCGACAACGCCTGGCATCTGGGGTTCTGTTCGGTCGATATTGCGGACGGCCCTTCGCTGACGGCCCTGGCCCGTCGCAGGGCCCACGAAAAGGCGGAGATTCGGCGTTGGGCGGCCGTTCTCGAACCCGGAGGCCGCCTGGAATACAGCCTCTGGTTCGAGACTCATCCCGGGGGCTGGCGCCGCGGTCTGGAGATCATGTTCCGTGAAAGATATCTTCATGACCTGGACGACTTCGACGATACTCTCTTCCGGAGGCCCGATCTCCACTGGATCCGGAAAGCCTATCTCATGCTTCTCCAGTTCGCCTGGGACCACGGCTACTACGACCGCGAGGCCGGGCGATACGCCTTCGACGAGACGCTCACGGCCTGGGACCGCTTTCTCGGCGGGTTCGACATCTACACCATCTGGCCGACCTGGCCCCGTCTCGGCCTCGACTCCCGAAATCAGTGGGACATGTACCGGGAACTTCCGGGCGGTCTCGCCGAGCTTCGACGCCAGGTCGATCTCGCCCACAGTCTGGGGAAAAAGTATTTCATCTCCTACAATCCCTGGGACGAGAGCACACGTCACGAGGATCACCTGGCCGGCATGGAATCCATGCTTCGCACCCTCGACGCCGACGGCATCGTCCTCGATACACGCGGCGACTCCAGCCGCGAGCTTCAGGAAACGGCCGACCGGGTCAAACCCGGCATCATCATGTACAGCGAGGGAATGGCCGTGCCGAAGGACATGCCGGGAATTGTCTCCGGGCGCGTCCACGACGCCCTCTACATACCGCCGCCGCTGAACCTCAACAAGTTCATCAAGCCGGATTTTGCGATCTTCCGCGTTCTCCAACTGGCCGAGGGTCCGCTCCGCCGGGAATCTTCCGTGGCGCTTTTCAACGGGTATGGCGTCGAGATCAACACCATGCGGCCCGGCCGCCCGGAATGGATCGAGGAGGAACTTCGCCATCTCGGCCGGACAACGAAGATCCTCCGCGAAAACTCCGATGTCTTCGTCGACCTGTCGTGGCAGCCTCTCATTCCGACGATGATCGACGATGTTTGGGTCAACCGGTGGACCGCTGAGGGCAAGACGGTTTTTACCGTGTTCAGCCTGAAACCCGACGGGTTTAAGGGGGCGCTCTTCGAAGCTGAAAAGCGCGAAGGACTCCGCCTTGTCAGCCTCTGGAACCATGAGGAGTTGGACTGGGTCGAGCAGGACGATCGTTTTTACGTCCCGGTTGATGTTGGGGCTTTCAGCCGGGCTGATCTCGGCACAAGGCTTGAAGGCGGCGTCGATTGTGTGGCCGTTTTGCCGAAGATTCTCTTGGCCGAACCGGACCGGGGATTCCTGACAATGGAAGCGCCGGAGGCGCCGCCGGGAAGCCGGATCGTCGTCACGGCGGGAAATCCGACTTACGAGGCGCATTCGGTCTCATTCGACACCGAACGACGGACGATCGTTCTCCACGAGCATCTCGGCTTCCACGAGGAAAAAATCGTCGTCCAGTTATTCGACGGCGGCGGCGCGCTTCTCGACCAGCGGGTCTTTCGTCTGCCGCTCGGACATCCCCGGCTCATTTCAAAGATCGAGAAGACCCCGGCCGCCTCCCGAGCGCCCGAAGGCATGGTCGAAATCCCGGCCGGAACGTTTATCTTTGCCACGGCCGGAAACCCCGACGACGCCAACCCCGTCATCCCCTATCCCGACACCAAGCGGCCGCAGAACCTGAATATGCCCCGATTCTACATGGACCGCTATCCCGTGACCAATGCTCAATTTCAGGATTTTCTCAAGGCTTCAAAATACCGGCCTCAAGACGCATCCAATTTCCTGAAACACTGGGAGAACGGCAAGCCTCCGGCGGGACGGGAGAATCACCCCGTCGTCTGGATTTGCCCTGAGGATGCCCGGGCCTATGCCGCATGGGCCGGGAAACGCCTGCCGACCGAAGCCGAATGGCAATATGCCTCCCAGGGAACGGACGGCCGCAAGTTTCCCTGGGGAAACGAGACGGAACCGGATCGCTGCAACGACCGGCTGAACCGGACGACTCCCGTGGATGCCTATCCCGCAGGCGCAAGCCCCTTTGGGGTCATGGACCTCGTTGGAAACGTCTGGCAACTTACGGGCGACCTCTACGACAACGGCGTCTATGCCTACACGATCATCCGGGGCGGCAGCCACTATGCCCCGGAAACGAGCGTCTGGTACGTCAAGAGCGGCCCGCTGGCCGTCGATCGCGTCCAGATCCATCTGCTCATCGCGCCCGGCCTCGACCGCTCGGCCACGGTCGGCTTCCGCTGCGTCAAGGACGCTTTTTAAAGTTCCTCCGGCCTCATGTGGTCGTAACATTCGAAGGGGATTCCGATCTCCGCGGCCAGGGCTTTCAGGGCTCCCAGATGATCCCCGAGGACCGTGATGGGGTGGTTGGAGTTGATAAAGTGTTCGATCCTGCCGCACATCTTGATGTACCAATGAGGCCATTCGGGATTGCAGTTGCCGGAACGGACTTTCCAGGTTTCCTCGGACGGGACGTCCGTCACCCCTCGTCCGGCGCAGAGATAGAGGCCGTGATCGCGGTAGGAGATCCGGGCCCATGTCACGACGCCCGGGGCGCGGACCACAACGGAACAGGTTCCCCCGCCTTTCCCGAAATACATGGGTGTCTGCCGCTCCGACCAGGCTCCCTCGAGCCTGTCATGGCTTCCCTTGGCGAAGAACGGGGCCAGGGCGCCGGAATTGACGAGCCAGTAGATGCCCTTGGAATTCCAGTATCGCAGATCGTTGAATCCGACGGGCTCGCCGCCGGAAAGAAGCTTCAGGATCTGCATGGTCAGAGCGGCGCCGTCGTCGGCCTCGGTCGATGCCACAACGGTTTCCCCATCGCCGCTGGGACGCAGCCTGTTGTTCAGAAGGCCGAGCGTCAGGTCGGTCGCGGGATAGTGCTCGATCCAGTCGAGTTGGTCCTGGACGCCCAGGAAATCCAGACCGAACTGTTTTTTCAGTTCGAGAAGCGCGTAGTAGACTTTCATTTGGAAAAGGACCATGTCATGAGTCAGCGACACAGACGGATCCTGACCCAGCTTGAACGCCATTCCCTTCCTTTGCAGGAAATCGTAAGCCCCGAGGGCTTTGGAGTCGGGGACTTTCTCCGCCATTTTCGCGAGACGCAGACCGTCGAACCCCTCTCGCACGACACCGAAATGCTTCAGGAAGTCGGCTTCTGAAATCTTGTTCCACATCTCCATGGAGCGGGGTCCGACGGCACCGTAGATGGAGCCTGCCAGCGCCGCGACAACGGAACGGGCTTTCGCGGCATCTCTCTCCATGACCGGCACTTCTATCGAATCCGGCAACTCCGGAGCATAGCGTCCCTTGTCAAGAAACGCAGCCATGGCGGCCGCGTAGGATTCATGATCGGAAAAATCCTCGACGAACAGGCGGCTTGTCCGGATGCCCATGTGTTCGGTTCCGGCGGCCGCCGCCAGCAATCCGACGGCTCCGGGGAAATCCGCAAGGGCACTGCCGAGCAGAAGCTTCGGGATATCGGCGGGGAGCCGCCACATCGGACTGACGGAAAAATCCGGATAAGCCCATCCGGACATGAGATTGATGAAACGGTCGCCTTTCGCCGCCCGGATGATCCGCATCCCCTCGGCCACGGATGAGACGGGCTTGTCCGGGGTGAGAACCTGAGGCTCCCAACCGCATTTCCGAATCACCGCCGCAAGCCCATCGAGCTGTTTAAGGGCGACCGGCCAGACTTCGGCGTTCGCGCTGTCCCGGCTGTCGAGGGGAAGATAGATGTCAACGATCTTGTTCAAGGGTGTCTCCTTCACTTGTGATCCATTCGCCTCCCGCATCGATGTTCTTTGTCGTGAAAACCCGGGAGGGCAGAACAATTTCCTTATCGACGCTCCGGCCCTTCAGAATGTCGAGAACCGCAAGCACCGCCTCTTTGCCTCCCGTCGGGTATTCAAAACTGGCCTCCAGGATGCCCTGGCGCACATAGGCCTGACCTTCATAAGGAAGGGCGTCAATCCCGACGAAAATCATGCTCTTTTCCCGGTTCGCGGCCCGGGCGGCGAGGTAGGCGCCGCGGGCGCCGGGATCGTTGTGGGCATAGACGAGATCGATCCTGTCGAATCGGGCCAGGGCCGATTCCATTTCCTTGCGGGCATCGGGCTCCAGCCATTTCATGTCGGCCTCGAAGACGATTTCGATTTCGCTTCCCCGGATGCCTTCACGGAAGCCGGTGTGCCGGTCCTGGCCGGGAGTCGAGGTCATCAGGCCCTTGAGTTCAACGACACGGCCCTTCCCGCCCAAACGCCCGACGATCCATTCGCCGGCCGCCCGGCCGATGGACTTGTTGTCCGCTCCGATGAAACAGGTGTAGCGGTCGCCGAGGACCCGGCGGTCGAGAACGATGACCGGAATGCCCCGTTCGTAGGCCGCCGCGATCGGAGGAGTCAGAGGGGCCGCTTCCTTGGGAGAGACGATGATGGCATCCACTCCGGCACTGACGTATTCTTCGATATGAGATCTCTGCCGCAGCGAATCGTTCTGGGCGTCCTTGAAAATCACGCGGATTTCCGGATGAAGATCGGCTTCCGTTCTGATATCCTGGTTCATCTGCACACGCCAAGGCTCGCCGAGGTTGCATTGGCTCATGCCGATAGTCAGGATTTTTTCCGGGCGGCCTTTCTCTTCAAATTCCGATGTCGTCTTCCCGGCATCGCGGCAGGCGGCCGCGGAGGCGACGGAGGCAATAAGGACGAGACTCAGGAATCTCTTCATTGACGGCTCCTCTCAACCTTATGATTTTATTTTCCCTTTATACCAAATGTCCTCATGAATATCATCCTGCCGTTATTTCCGGTATTTCTGAAAAAGGACGGCCCCGACGATGATGGCGCCCGTCAGCATCAATCGTCCGGCTTCGCCGACGGCGTTGATGCTGAGGATTTTTTCCAGGTAGCCGATGGTCATCGCTCCGATGAATGTCAGCCCGATGCCGCCTCGCCCTCCCATCAGATTCGTGCCTCCGATGACGACAATGGCAATGGCCGTCAGTTCGTAACTGATCCCCGTTTCGGGATCTCCCTGAAGTTCCTGGGCCGCCTGACAAAGCCCGGCCACGGCGCAGAAAAATCCGCTCAGCCCGTAGGCCAGAATCTTGGTTGCCGCAACGGGCACGCCGGACAACCGGGCCGCCTCTTCGTTGCCGCCGACGGCATAGATGTAACGCCCCCAGCGAAGGCGGGACAAAATAATCCAACAGACCAGGATGCAGAGCAGAAAAATCAATGTGACGACGGCAATGTTTTGCCCCAGGATCTTGGAATTCAGAAAAGCAAAGACGCCCGGAACGTCGGCGTAATGATATGTTCCGTCAGGCCGCAGAATCGCCGTAGTGATTTTCTGCCCTCCGGAGATCGATTTGGCCATTCCCCGGGCGAAGACCATCATGGCCAGAGTGGCGATAAAAGGCTGGATGCGGAATTTGGCGATCAGGCCTCCCGAAACGCACCCGCACAACGCGCCGGCGGCCAGGCAGGCGGGCACGGCCAGCCAGGCGGACAATTCCAGGCGAAGAGACAGCAGGGCGAAAAGAACCGCCGTGAAACCCAATAGACTTCCCACGGAGAGGTCGATTCCGGCGGTGATGATGACCAGGGTCAAGCCGCAGGCCAGAATGCCGAAAACCGAGATATGCCGGAGCATGTCTCGGTGGGTGTCCCACTTGAAAAAGGCGCCCTCGGCGTTGAACAGGGCGCCCAGGGCCAGAACGAAGATCAGGGCGATCAAGGCCCGCACGGCGGACGAGCGGAGATGAATCGTCATGTTCATGTTTCTCCCATCGCCGCCCGAATGACCTCTTCCCGGGCGGCCTCTCCCTTCCGGAATTCCGCCGTGATCCGTCCACGATGGAGAACGAGAATCCGGTCGGACATGGCCAGAAGTTCCTCGATTTCCGACGTCACAAGCAGAACGGCCAGACCTTCCGATGTCCAGACGTTCATCAGTTCGTAGATGTCATGCTTGGCCCCGACATCCACTCCGGCCGTCGGCTCGTCCAGGAGCAGGACCCGGGGCCGGGTTTCCAGCCACTTGGCGATTGCGACTTTCTGCTGATTTCCGCCGGACAACGTTTGAACTTCCTGATCGATCGAACGCGTTTTAATGCCCAGGGAGTCGACGTGACGGGCCGCGGCCCGGGTTTCCCGCTCGAGTCGCATCCAGCCTCCCGGCGAAAATCGGTCGGTTGATGCCAGGGTGATATTGCGTGCCAGGCTCATCGGGGCAACGAGCCCGGTGGATTTACGGTCATGGGTCAGAAGGGCGATGCCGGCGCGAATGGAGTCTTTCGGCGAG
This genomic window contains:
- a CDS encoding SUMF1/EgtB/PvdO family nonheme iron enzyme, whose product is MTSRKTTRALFLAAVLCAAGPMRGDPAPELRNLVLSGGPAGRETAITGLVFDNGTTLRLEKAFPLFTLLLDDKPSSSDGLPLGISLEIERDEVFRPGFRLSVVFRNTSENTIKIENLVPLGEGGDRAFITAGLPYVRPHYLSRTLLYRPGLNPLGVVLPDNAWHLGFCSVDIADGPSLTALARRRAHEKAEIRRWAAVLEPGGRLEYSLWFETHPGGWRRGLEIMFRERYLHDLDDFDDTLFRRPDLHWIRKAYLMLLQFAWDHGYYDREAGRYAFDETLTAWDRFLGGFDIYTIWPTWPRLGLDSRNQWDMYRELPGGLAELRRQVDLAHSLGKKYFISYNPWDESTRHEDHLAGMESMLRTLDADGIVLDTRGDSSRELQETADRVKPGIIMYSEGMAVPKDMPGIVSGRVHDALYIPPPLNLNKFIKPDFAIFRVLQLAEGPLRRESSVALFNGYGVEINTMRPGRPEWIEEELRHLGRTTKILRENSDVFVDLSWQPLIPTMIDDVWVNRWTAEGKTVFTVFSLKPDGFKGALFEAEKREGLRLVSLWNHEELDWVEQDDRFYVPVDVGAFSRADLGTRLEGGVDCVAVLPKILLAEPDRGFLTMEAPEAPPGSRIVVTAGNPTYEAHSVSFDTERRTIVLHEHLGFHEEKIVVQLFDGGGALLDQRVFRLPLGHPRLISKIEKTPAASRAPEGMVEIPAGTFIFATAGNPDDANPVIPYPDTKRPQNLNMPRFYMDRYPVTNAQFQDFLKASKYRPQDASNFLKHWENGKPPAGRENHPVVWICPEDARAYAAWAGKRLPTEAEWQYASQGTDGRKFPWGNETEPDRCNDRLNRTTPVDAYPAGASPFGVMDLVGNVWQLTGDLYDNGVYAYTIIRGGSHYAPETSVWYVKSGPLAVDRVQIHLLIAPGLDRSATVGFRCVKDAF
- a CDS encoding substrate-binding domain-containing protein, yielding MKRFLSLVLIASVASAAACRDAGKTTSEFEEKGRPEKILTIGMSQCNLGEPWRVQMNQDIRTEADLHPEIRVIFKDAQNDSLRQRSHIEEYVSAGVDAIIVSPKEAAPLTPPIAAAYERGIPVIVLDRRVLGDRYTCFIGADNKSIGRAAGEWIVGRLGGKGRVVELKGLMTSTPGQDRHTGFREGIRGSEIEIVFEADMKWLEPDARKEMESALARFDRIDLVYAHNDPGARGAYLAARAANREKSMIFVGIDALPYEGQAYVRQGILEASFEYPTGGKEAVLAVLDILKGRSVDKEIVLPSRVFTTKNIDAGGEWITSEGDTLEQDR
- a CDS encoding ABC transporter permease — its product is MTIHLRSSAVRALIALIFVLALGALFNAEGAFFKWDTHRDMLRHISVFGILACGLTLVIITAGIDLSVGSLLGFTAVLFALLSLRLELSAWLAVPACLAAGALCGCVSGGLIAKFRIQPFIATLAMMVFARGMAKSISGGQKITTAILRPDGTYHYADVPGVFAFLNSKILGQNIAVVTLIFLLCILVCWIILSRLRWGRYIYAVGGNEEAARLSGVPVAATKILAYGLSGFFCAVAGLCQAAQELQGDPETGISYELTAIAIVVIGGTNLMGGRGGIGLTFIGAMTIGYLEKILSINAVGEAGRLMLTGAIIVGAVLFQKYRK